The DNA segment GTCTCGAATATCAACAACTCTTATGACCTCTTTCTAATCCTCTATAAATATAAAAGCCCCACCAATGGCGGAGCTTTTCGTTGCAACAACAGTTTAGGTCGGGAGCTTATCGTTGAATCACCAGTCGCTTGGTCTGAACGGCATCGCCATTTTGACTGCGCACAGTGCAGAAATACAGGCCTGGTTGCAGGTGTTGCACGCGCAATGTGACTTCGCCCTCGCGGGCCGATACGGTTCTCTGTGCTACGATTTTACCCAGCATATCGTACACTTCAATGGTCGCCGGTTCGGCATTTTGAATGTCGAAACGCACCACATCATTCGCGGGATTCGGGTATGGAGCACTTACCGCAAGCTCATTCTCTTCGAGTCCAACACCGAAAACATTATACTCCACTTCGTAACTCCATTGATTACTTGGGTTATCGACGTCGTAGAAAATGTATTCGATGGTGGTCGTACCCAAGTTTCCGTTCGGATACAAATGTCCGCTGAAGTTCAGCACGGTATCACCCGGATTCAAGACCAAGGGATCGGGAGTGGTATCGGTAGTTGGCAAATAGCACAATTGCCAGCAAATGGCATTGTCGAAACTCGCATTATCGACGATGATGCGACGAGTAACTTTCACGGTCATGGGAGCAGTGCCGGTATTCACCACTGCATTGTGCGATACTACCTCGAAATCGGAAACGGTTCCGGTCTCAACTGTAGATTCATGCTCGAGCCAAAGCGACTGAGCTGTTATTCCTCCCGCTAGGGAGAAAACAAACAATAAGAGTATATATTTCTTCATAATCGGGTCATTATCACTTGACAAAAGGATCACAAAGTTAAGAATTCTAAGCGACATTTATTATATTTATTATATTTGGAGCTCGACGAATTCTACTTTGTCTAACCATTAACTAAACTATGAAGAAACTACTACTCGGAGTAGCGGCTATGACTTCGTTTGCCGCTTTCGCTCAACTGCCTGTGAGCACTGCACCTGAGAACCGTAATGTGGTCCTCGAAGAATTTACTGGTATTAACTGTCCTTGGTGCCCTGATGGACAC comes from the Flavobacteriales bacterium genome and includes:
- a CDS encoding T9SS type A sorting domain-containing protein, which encodes MKKYILLLFVFSLAGGITAQSLWLEHESTVETGTVSDFEVVSHNAVVNTGTAPMTVKVTRRIIVDNASFDNAICWQLCYLPTTDTTPDPLVLNPGDTVLNFSGHLYPNGNLGTTTIEYIFYDVDNPSNQWSYEVEYNVFGVGLEENELAVSAPYPNPANDVVRFDIQNAEPATIEVYDMLGKIVAQRTVSAREGEVTLRVQHLQPGLYFCTVRSQNGDAVQTKRLVIQR